The Arachis hypogaea cultivar Tifrunner chromosome 14, arahy.Tifrunner.gnm2.J5K5, whole genome shotgun sequence DNA window ATATTTTGATTACTCTATAAACACTCATTTAGGCAGAAACTCGCCCATCTTGAAAGTCGTACATATGGTAGTCCATGCTGCATAATTTCTTGGCAATAATGCATTTCAAATTTATGAAGTGAGAATGCTAAGGCTAAATTATCTTGCCTTTTCACTTCAAAGCTTCGTTTTTTCTTTAGTTCATTATGCTCTTTGGTATGACCTTGGTCTTTTAATGACATTTTCCCCAGATTGCACAAAAATAAGTACCAGAGCATGTTCATCTTCCATTTTTGTTTGCTTCCTATGAATAACATGTCACTTTTCTTTGatgactttttttatttatggTCCAGAGTATAAATATAGTATGTGATGATGAAAGTTACAAAAGAATGCAGTTGGTTGTAAAAATTCCCATACTCTGGTTCATGGGCTTAGCATTCTTTTCCCTATATACTCTTATTTTCCTCCTTTCTTGATTCCATAACCTTCTGGATTTTACGTTCCTCATGAACAGGAGCCCCTGGATGCATCAATGATACTTTATTAACTGGACTAGAGTTTGTTGATGGCTTTGAAAGCTATTTTTTCGTATCAAGGTGGACTATGCATCAATTGGTAAATTCTTGATCTCAAGTGATTTGTACCGTCAGAATCTTTGTCTGTTTGAATTAAATCCTGGGATAATTTTTCCTGACAAACTCAGAAAAGTATCCAACTATACTTGCAAAACCGTCACAATTTTCATGCTCTTTTTGTAACATTTTCCGAAGATTTGAGATAAACTTTCTTACCATGTTAGCTAGTTGAATGTCCATCAATTTATGAGATGATGGCCAATCCGGATTATAAATGGAAAAAGCAACCAGAAATTCATGTTTGGCAAAAGCAAACCAAGGAGGATGGGGAAAGCAACATCAGTTTGGAATCTTATGGACCAGTCCAATGTACGTCTTTATTTGATGAAGCACTGAAGAACAATGAGGTACTAATCTGCACTTTTCTTCAGATTGATGAATGTAAGACGAATGGGTATATACAGTTCCAAAATCCAAATGTTAAATAAATTccttgtctttaattttgttaagtGATGCACAGTGAGGTGCTAATCTGCACTTTTCTCCACATGGTTGCTGCCTTCTTGCATCCTCAAGTATTTTCACATTTGATTtccatttgcttttattttaagATCTTTTTCCTCTCGCAGTTTTAATTTCTCATATCCAGAATACAGTAAATGTTTATCAAGCTTGAAATGGAATGGTGGAATAATGGataaatgaaaatagaaataTGATTGTGAGCAGGGAAGTGAACAGAGCAGAGTTTCGGCCAATTATGGTTAGTAGATAGAAAATGAACAGAGCTTAGACCAATCTCAGGTTGAAACACTCAACCAACCGGTTCAATTTGGTCCTGTTCTCAACAGTAGTTCTAACTCAAGAAAAGGCTAAGCAAATGACATTGTGTGAATTTTATACTTAACTCCAAGAAAAGGATTTTCAGTTCAGTATAAAAATGATACTACCCAGTCTCCGTCCTTGTCTAAGTTACTTTTCAATATTATTCTTTGCAGCTAACATATGATGGGAAGACGGTATCACTGCCTTTTAACTTTGATATCCTCGAATGGGCTGCTGGAACTCGAAAAGTAATAAACAATGCTAAACTGCCAGATGGGTTCAGCTTCTATAACATTTATGGAACAGCATTAGATACACCTTTTGATTGTTGGTATGTGAATTAATTGCTCatgaaaaaaatgaatatttttgttttcgtTAATACCTATAAACAAGGCAAATGAATTTTTAGGTTGAGAGATGAGAAAGTTAGTTTATAGGTGGAACCTGGATCTCTTACAAACTTGATATTGGGGTGTTTATAATTCttatctggactttactatgctcCAATATCAGGATTTTATATTATGAATTTTACTAGTTAGAATCGACTATTTCTTTATAAAATATTACTAGTAGAACTTCTTATCATAATTTTAGTCCTTATGAGAAGAATAATCTCATCCTCGACACATAAGAGGATAATAATCTTATGTGCAATATGCAATGCTCAAATGGTCAGAACTTTGTACAATGATTTTGCCTGACCTGTCTGTGTCTAATGCAGTTATGGTTCGAAAGAATCTCCAATAGAAGACTTAACTGACATATGCCACACCATGGTAAGCCATTTTGATCTCTTATATGACAAAGGTGGAGGTTACTAATGAGTTTATATTTCACTATAAAACGTATTTCATTGATTCTGTTTTATATCTCAGTCAAGAGCCTTGAGCAATTATGATAATCCTAAAAATTAACACTCATATCCTTTACATAGTGTTTCTTTTTAGAATAAACAATAAATGTCATGAGGTAGGACATACTATTCAGTAGTGTTCATAATGAAAACTATGATATTATTTAGTAGAAGCTCAGTATTTATTGATGAAATAATGAAGCAACAATGAACTCAAATATGCTTTGGTGATAGAAGATTGtatgcctttttttttttctttttcttccttggagcagtttctttttcttggttttaacCAACAAGAATAAGGAGGCCATGACTCTAGGGCAggcttctctttttccttcatgGATGTAGTTAGAAAGGAGCTTGTTATTGCCCTTGCATTGTTTGGTCATGTTTGTTTATCAGGACTTTATGTCACTAATAAGACAAGAGATCTAATGACTATGGTGCAACTTTAGCCATTTTAGTTCTGTATCGTCCTTCTGTTTTATTTCCTAGGAGGGTTTTGTGCATGCACTTGTGAGTATGTATATATGAAAAACTTTTTCGATGTTTTCAGCCGGAATATTCTTATGTGGATGGAGATGGAACAGTTCCTTCTGAATCAGCCAAGGTATTTCTTTGATCTCTCAGGCGTTCTGCATGTTCACTCAACTGTAATCTGTAGCTAACTGCTTTGCACACTGCTGTAATGAATGGTTGTAGATGTTTGTTCTTGGAGCGTGCATTAAATATGTTTTAGAAGCATGCAAGAATGTCTTTATATGAATGCTAATAATTGAGTGATTTAGATGCTAGTAAAAATTATTTATGAAGGTTTCATGTCATGAATTTGACTAGTTTTGTTTTGATTAGGCTGATGGACTTGAAGCCATTGCAAGGGTGGGAGTAGCTGCTGCTCACCGCGAATTACTACGACACGAGAGAGTCTTTGAACTCATAAAAAAATGGTTAGGTGCTGAGCCAACAGATACCAAGAAATCCAAGACATCAAAGGTTGCAGATGCTGATGCAGTTAAGCCTATGGTTCTATAAATTTGTTGCATTGTAAAACTAGAAATTTATTATTAGGTGATTATGGAGCACATATGATTAGTCATACATGTGTGTTGTGTGTGTAccatattgataaaaaaaaaaaatacagtatCATTACTCCATATTATATTCTCTTAAGGAAAAATTTGGAAAGACTATGGTACTGGTATTAGGGTGAAATAATGTAGTTTTGGTACATATTTAGGCAATCCAAAATTACATGGGTATGGTACTTCGTTATTCATTGTGTAACGTTGTATTGTATTTTGGATGTACAATAACACTATTTCAGGTCTAATGGTTAATGCACTTCTTTTGATAATGGTGATTTGATTAACTTTGCACGTACAAAAGGCTTTATCATCATGAAGTTGGTGTGTGGAAACATGAAACATCTCAAACTTCAATTTCTATGTTTTttgacatttttcttttttaattaaaaaagaccTTGTTAACAAATCTTCTAAAGACATACCTTATAAGAATATCGCAAATaggaaatttgaattaaaaatctaaattaattgtaattttttaaagttttctatggAAAATCTAAAATTGTTCACTTTTATCTTTTTAACtagatatttataatatataattttgaaaatgATCACTTAATGTATGACTGTAATGGAAACAACTAACTTCTAAACAGAGAACTATTAAATTTATGCTATTAATGACCCTTGTGTACATATGACAACAATTAATTAAGGTGTgaacttttttccttttttttttttaacaattttaagCTGTGAACTTGAATGCAAATACGTGTTTCTTTAAATTGATAGATTTGTAACAATTAGATATGTAtacaaaaaagaaaagtatagataaATAACTCCTAATTAACCAATTTTAAACAACTGcaattaatatttattgattttatattttaaaaaataaaatttaaataattactaattaatgaCAAGTTAGCTAGTAATTAATTGATTGAATGTTAATTATCTAGTAAAATTCATACAAAAATATttggtaatagaaaaataaaaaacaatcataacttactttatttagttttcattaaTTGTTGTAACAATTAATAAAAGCTACCCTATGTATAAATAAACAATAAACATACTAAAGTGACActctttctttttattatattatgataaaaaaatttaaaaaaagagggAGGGAGATGAGAGAAGAATATCCATATTTTGGTATCTAACAAAAATATATGTTCAAATTTCATTTCTCTTGCATAAGCCCTACATAGATATAAGAAGAGAAACTCATAAAGAAGTTATTCATCAGCTGAATTATTAATGTGTAAACGAGTGGCATTTTACATGGTGAGAATATTACATCGAAACAAGGGTCTGATTTTCTCATAATGATTTATATTTGTTACAAAACTTTTTtcagtcagcaaaaaaaaaaaaaaaaaaaagagagcaaaactacatgtgaaaagttccgATTGACGCAGCTCTTCTTATGGCATGCTTGCTTTTCACCATCCAAATTGcttaggatttttttaatttaataaaagaaattatcaTGTGATGTTGATAGTGGCATTTTTTAGAGAACGTTAATTGGGCTTAGCTTTCACGTGCACTATAGGAAATTGAATCTCAACAAACTAAGCAAGTAAGCATTATTTTTCCAACATTTGGTTCATGTCCCCTTCAGTTGGCTGAACCAAGTTTAATTTTAAGAACTAAACTTAATATATCATTCTTATTTTCTTGAATGTTACTGAATCATCATGCAAACATATAATAAGAGGTAGATACTTGGATAATGAtatcttcacataaaaataaaCTGTTAAATGATTTGATACATTTGAttgaatatatttaattaaattatctaataatttataatactatttttataaaaagatgtcttcatataaatatttttttcgtaATAAAATATAGAATTATTCTTCACATACAAACGTTTTTTTCATACAAGTATTTACAAATCATTTATATTCACGCGTTTCGTGCCGTTACTgcacgtttttcttcttcttcttgttactgcacgttcttcttcttcttcttcttctttatcgtcgtcatcaacaccacctcttcctcctcctcctcctcttcttccttcttttttcattgaaattttttcttctccttttattgttttgaatccaatcaagtgactGATGtgtggttcaattaagaagaaaaaaatgtagcattagagaaaatatttttctgtatttgcagcaaatttgggtgtaatacggagatatttgggtgtaccacaaagatatttgggtgtatttttattctgataagttctgcataattcaaaactcttccttttcctcctcctcatcttctactgctttttcttcttctttttttttttatcatcatcactatcttcttctttttttttcttattcatcttttcctttttgttttaccttctcaagtttcttcttattttactctcttaacaagaataaaaacaaaaaaatcaaacaaagaagaagaagaaacacaatgctgcaaaattacttggaagaggatgaacttacattcatttaactaaaagaaagaaagaaataagaaaaaaaagaaaaaaaatgcagcattagaggaaatatttttctgtatttgcagcaaatttgggtgtaacacaaagatatttgagtgtatttttattctaataagttctgcataattcaaaactcttcctcttcctcttcctcatcttctactgcttcttctttttattttatcatcatcaccatcttctttttcttttttttcttattcatcttttcttttttgttttaccttctcaagttttttcttgttttactctcttaacaagaataaaaacaaaaaaatcaaacaaagaaaaagaagaaacacataatgctgtaaaattatttggaagaggatgaacttatattcatttaactaaaagaaagaaagaaataaggaaaaaaagaagaaaaaaaagcagcattagaggaaacctttttctatatttgcaacaattttgggtgtaacacgaagatatttgggtgtaacacgaaaatatttgggtgtatttttattgtataattcaaaactcttcctcttcctcctcttcatcttctactgcttcttcttcctcatcttcttattttgttttcttatagttcttcttgggagaaaaaatcaaacaaagaaaaaaaaatacataatgttgcaaatcaatagaaagaggagggaaaaaaatacagcaataataacaacaataaaaagaacCACGATGAGGATGAAAAcgcgaagaagaaggaggaggaatgtgaagaaaaatgaggaagaatgcaaagaagaaggaggaggaagaacaTGGAATACAAACGTTGAAGAAGAACCGTTTCTGATTTTGCGCTATTCAAAGTTGAGGAAGCGCGTGTTTACACACTCTTTAAATTGAGAGTTGTTTTTGTTGAGCTTGTACTAACTTGTATAGACTTGTATGCCAAAAAGATTTGTATGTGTAGTAAGTCTCTAAATATATATGGCCTCGTTATATCATTGGATACGATgaagaaagaaaacaacaatATGTCTGGCTTTATCTATACTAGTGGCTCAACAGGTACTATCGTGCATGTTCAGCCGCTTATCTATTGTTTTTTAAGAaatcaattttatctttttattaatatattattcacctcttaaatttgtcaaataagtagtttttttttcatcatttcaaATTTAACGTAGTATTATTTATATGATAGTTTggttgaaattaaaattactataaaaaaaatacttagattGCTAAATTATAAACGCACACAATAAAGATATGTATACATGTTATTGGaattagatatataaaataaCGACAAAAATATTAtcctaatttaaaaagaatatatataaaccaaaatcaTGTTACTTATTTCAAAAGGTTAATTATGCATAAATATCATGGATATttatgattgtcttcatcttttttaAGTGGTAGGCTAAAATATGGATCTGAATCTGAAGAAGCCTTCATTTTCCTACAAATAGTTGAAGGACAGAAGAAAtgaatatgtttttttttgtttttaaatatcaaactataagataattaattaaaaaaaagagaatagaaaGATGGTGCACCTGGAAAAAATGCTTCGTAATTCATCATACATCTCCTTGTCAATAACTTCTTGCGTCTTGAAAAATTGTCAGATTTTTTTTTaccataaaaataactatataaatgCTTCGGGTATATTCAattaaatggaatctttattatagtgaaaaattcaatttaaacctGTAGAATTGAGATATCTTATTTTGCATTGAATTTTCTGAAaggacaaaaaaattattataattcgtgagttattattgacaaaatgtaaattaaatgATGTTATATCTGATTTGttaggtattttttttaataacaattacCTGCAATGATATTGTCTTGTACCGAATGAGTTAGTTGTGTTTTTCTAAGTTCAtggctgaaaaaaaaaaaaagttaaactttTAACATACTTGGTATATAGATCGAAATAGAcggttttatttattatatactaaaaGTTTATTGTATTACCTTTGATTTTTTTGATccaatatttctctttttatcaTCTTCCATAACTGAGTCTTATCTGCTTTAACTATATACCTCCCCAAccaatatatatagaataaattttgAGTGGATGAACCTGATTCAATTTCACGTGTGAGTAATAACATTAAAGTAAAAATATGTATCATCAATGCAATTGTTACTATCATTAATACTGTAATATTTACTTTATTGTCGAATAGTCTCATTGATGCAAGTGATTGCCCATCTTTTCATGTATTCCATTACGATTAGAATCTTTCTTCCtgtaatttattaaaccaaatatGTATCACAATATATTTCAATAgtgttttatatattaatttagatTAAGTAATTATACATTTCAAATAAGACATATCTATACTTTTTATTGGttgctaaaatttaatttttataatttttttttaaatcatgaaATTGATATCAACATTTAAAGAAGTTAAATTTTGAATTcgtttcaaagtaaatataaagaTTGCATACcataatttcttaaaaaaaccAACATTGATATATTCAATGATGTATCATAAAATTTCTATAATTTATGTGAATCTTAGTTGGTGCGTACCTGTTGGGTAAAGGAGATGTTCGAGTTTCTTTCTCTTATCTCTTGACGTATCCTGATGAGCTCTTGTGATATCAAtttatctattaaaaatattagtaattagtTGTTGAAATTAGTGAACAAATCTATCTATTCCAATGTTGATATTGTAATGATATAATTACATAATACACGGATTATACTTGTAAAAAGGCGGATGTATTTGCTAAGTACATAAATTACCTGAGGTGCAGGTAACAAAATTTATTTGAACACCACATTCTTTGTGAATTGTCCGCTTTTTCTAGCTACTGTTTCTTCTTTGACTAAGATTTTTGTGGTTGACTGAGAAACACTTTGAGATAGTGCAACGTATAATTGACCACGGCTGAACATATGTTTAGGGAGATAGATCCCAACCTTAGGAATAGTTTGCTCTTCTGATTTATTTATCATTAAGGCAAACTCAACCTTATAGAAAATTGCTTCCTGATAAGCACAAAGGGTAATCCTGAGTTCTcagttgttttgtgttttttccgAGGCAGAAAAAGCTCTTTGTCCAGAGTGATGGCCTGTTAAGATTTTCACGTCTAACATGTTTTGAAAAGTTCTTCGACACATTAACCTTGTGCCATTGCATAAGCCTACCTTAGGATCTATGTTTCTCAGTAACATCAAAGGAACACCTTTTTTTACCTTCAATGTATGAGGTGGCAATCCACCCATGGAGATTGAGTTAAGATATTCCTGTTGATATAAATTATTTGTATCTCCTTCTACTTCATCAAAAGATGCTAAAATTTGTTCGTCTTTCGAAATTTAGT harbors:
- the LOC112744291 gene encoding phospholipase A(1) LCAT3, with protein sequence MPMTLCPCFGDRNTDDDEPADRDPVLLVSGMGGSILNSKPKKFGFTTRVWVRFFLADLEFRKKIWSVYNPDTGYTETLDQKSDIVVPEDDHGLYAIDILDPSLFTKCIHLTEVYHFHDMIDMLVGCGYKKGTTLFGYGYDFRQSNRIDKLMDGLKAKLETAYKASGGRKVNLISHSMGGIMILCFLSLHHDDFVKYVNKWICLACPFQGAPGCINDTLLTGLEFVDGFESYFFVSRWTMHQLLVECPSIYEMMANPDYKWKKQPEIHVWQKQTKEDGESNISLESYGPVQCTSLFDEALKNNELTYDGKTVSLPFNFDILEWAAGTRKVINNAKLPDGFSFYNIYGTALDTPFDCCYGSKESPIEDLTDICHTMPEYSYVDGDGTVPSESAKADGLEAIARVGVAAAHRELLRHERVFELIKKWLGAEPTDTKKSKTSKVADADAVKPMVL